Genomic window (Leeia aquatica):
AAAGCCTCCTGCCCACGGCTTGTTGCCGATGGCCACGCAGGCCGCGCCGTTATCCGGGTACTGCACCAGACAGCCGGACATTTCGATGCCTTGCTGCACCTTGCTCTGATCGTCGAAATCCAGCGCGGAGAACGGCAGCAACAGCGGGCGTAGCGGGGTGGGCTTGCTGCTGGCCGCAGCCGGGTTGAGCAGGGCCAGTTGCCCGGAAGGGTGGCGCAGCCGCGCTACGATCTGGCCCAAGGTCTTGCGGAAGCCATTCTGGTAATTCTGGTAACTAAGTGCTTTTTCTTCACGCAGCACAAAGTAGGTCATGCCGAGGATGGCCAGCGCCAGCAGCAAGAATGAGCCGCGGAACAGCAGCCGCAGCCGGTAGCGCTTGGGGTGCAGTCGGGCGAGGAATTTCACGAATGGCGTGAGCCAGGCTCAACCCAGCGGAAGCCCCGCATCGGCACGTTCTCGATACCGTCAAAGCTGGGGTCAATCTCTCGGAAAGCGTCACGAATGGTGCTGACATGCTTGCGGATGTTGTCACGATTGCGCCCGCTCTTCACCACCATGAACAGGTCATCGTAAGACACCACCTGCCCACGCTGCTGATACAGCGCAGACAGGATGCGCTGTGCCGTCAGCGGCAGGTTCACCCGCTGACCGCGCCAGGTGGGCGAGGTCTGGCGCAAGGGGTCGAGGTGCAGTTCATCCGGCGTTTGCGCAGCGGGCGCCTGCTGGACTTCCTTGCGGGTGCGGGCGGCGCGCAGCATTTCCATGAAGGTATCGAGAAAATCGGCTTCCTCGAATGTGCTTTTCTGCAGGTAATCCCAGGCATCCAGCGCCTTCATGATGCTGCGGTAGATGGTGGCCGGCATGGCGGACACCACCAGCACCGGGGTGCCATGGTCCTTGTTGATCACGTTGATGATGGCCACACCAGCGTGGCGTTCACGGCCCAGCTCGATGTCGAGTACCACCAGATCGTAGTTTTCCCGGGTAATGGCCGCTTCGGCATCGTCGCGGGTAAACCATTGATGCACGGTAATGCCCGGCTTGGTCGATTCGATCCACCCCCGCAGCTGGTTGCTGGTCGGGACATCATCTTCGATCAGTGCCACCTTGAACATGGCTGCTCCTGCATTTTTCAACATCATGACAGTGCATTATCCCGCATCCCGCGGGTTTTGCAGGGATATTGTGAAGATTTATTCCGTTGTGTCGGCAAACACGGCGGTGCTGGCAGCGAACGCTCCCTTGGGCTGCATATGTTGTCATGGCAGCGGTTTTGCATGCTCCGGGCATGCTGCTGCATCATGCCGAACAGATAAAAACATCAGGGAGTCCATCATGATCATGCCTGCGCGCGAGCTGTTCAATACCGTACTGGCGTCCATCTGGCGTGCCGGTCTGGTCGGGGTGCTGCTGGGGGCGTTCTGCCTGTTGCTGGCAATGTCGTCCAGTGCGGCCACACAAACTGCTGAACGACCCGTTCAGTTCAGTGCACCCACCCGCGCTGCCGAATCGCAACGCGCGCCGCAAGTCGGGCGTGCGGTGGTGGCCCGCCCGGTGCAGTTCCGTTGCAGCGTCCATCTGGTATTTGTCTCTGCCTGCCTCAAGAGTGTGCGTTTGTAAGGTCGACCATTCAGGACACATGATCATGTTTCGCCACACCTACTTCCTGCATCTGAAACCGACTGTGCG
Coding sequences:
- a CDS encoding response regulator transcription factor — its product is MFKVALIEDDVPTSNQLRGWIESTKPGITVHQWFTRDDAEAAITRENYDLVVLDIELGRERHAGVAIINVINKDHGTPVLVVSAMPATIYRSIMKALDAWDYLQKSTFEEADFLDTFMEMLRAARTRKEVQQAPAAQTPDELHLDPLRQTSPTWRGQRVNLPLTAQRILSALYQQRGQVVSYDDLFMVVKSGRNRDNIRKHVSTIRDAFREIDPSFDGIENVPMRGFRWVEPGSRHS